Proteins from a single region of Phycisphaeraceae bacterium D3-23:
- a CDS encoding efflux RND transporter periplasmic adaptor subunit: MPKHRTGIRVGLAGLFLWGLVLAAPPVLRGQSGRASQPARGVEAMLSQYEGFTEPSREVVLGAPLDGVLAELPVREGMRVAKDDALAVMDNQVQQLVVEIALLKSQSQAAVDAAQAALDEATVEWESQVDLESRGSATERDVRRALAAQKQAQAELTRASEQADIAVKEHALEQQRLERYTLRAPFDGRVVTLETDEGAALRQNDPVLLLVDTASLKAVINLPEELQRSGRLEIGQTYRLERLGSDGDDVIESLTGELINIDDVIDRGSQTIRFTFQVENPDGAMPAGFLFRVASLEAVGSGRE, encoded by the coding sequence ATGCCCAAGCATCGCACTGGAATCCGAGTCGGCCTTGCGGGGCTGTTTTTATGGGGCCTTGTGCTCGCCGCCCCGCCGGTGCTGCGCGGGCAGTCAGGCCGAGCGTCGCAGCCCGCGCGCGGCGTCGAGGCGATGCTGTCGCAGTACGAGGGGTTCACCGAGCCGTCGCGCGAGGTGGTGCTGGGTGCGCCGCTTGATGGTGTGCTGGCCGAGTTGCCGGTGCGCGAGGGTATGCGGGTGGCGAAGGACGATGCGCTCGCCGTGATGGACAACCAGGTGCAGCAGCTCGTCGTCGAGATCGCGCTGCTGAAATCGCAGAGCCAGGCGGCGGTCGACGCGGCGCAGGCGGCGCTCGACGAGGCGACCGTCGAGTGGGAGAGCCAGGTCGATCTGGAAAGCCGGGGCAGCGCGACCGAGCGGGATGTCCGCCGCGCGCTCGCCGCGCAGAAGCAGGCCCAGGCCGAGCTGACCCGCGCGTCCGAGCAGGCGGATATCGCGGTCAAGGAACACGCGCTCGAGCAGCAACGGCTGGAGCGCTACACCCTGCGTGCCCCCTTCGATGGCCGGGTGGTCACGCTCGAGACCGACGAGGGCGCGGCGCTCCGCCAGAACGACCCCGTGCTGCTGCTGGTCGATACGGCGTCGCTCAAGGCCGTCATCAACCTGCCCGAGGAGCTCCAGCGCAGCGGCCGACTCGAAATCGGCCAGACCTACCGGCTCGAACGCCTGGGCAGCGACGGCGACGACGTCATCGAATCGCTCACCGGCGAACTCATCAACATCGACGACGTCATCGACCGCGGCAGCCAGACCATCCGGTTCACGTTCCAAGTCGAAAACCCAGACGGCGCGATGCCGGCGGGGTTCCTGTTCCGGGTGGCGTCATTGGAGGCGGTGGGATCCGGAAGGGAGTAG
- a CDS encoding DNA repair protein RecN, which yields MLRELHIANLAVIEDAAIELGPGLNVFTGQTGAGKSLVLGAFEALLGLKRSPARMIRPGAEQARITGVFELADAATAERVGLALDQDLMPGDELLITRKLSAAGRSSVHVNGQPATAAMVRAAAEHLVDIHGQHDHQFLLKPTNQLTVIDTFAGCEEDRHAFARGFAELRRLRETKRELTATRTLREQQLDLYRFQRDEIDAAEPVAGEVAELQARERVLGNLKKITQDAGACYSALYDAEGSVAERLQAVTQVLLTLAELDPALEETAEQVRAATLSLQESSFELSRYLGRLDLDPAELVEIEQRLNTLNRLIQKYAGDRLRKADGAREAEREPGDERSDALTPVLAYRAQVGREIETLERQGEDLDELDGRIAGLAGGLNTIADRLTTTRAAAGKALTPLVQQHLKDLGMPDARLRVALRRLQLDDEDAGPSGLDSIELMARTNPGQAERPLREIASGGELSRIMLAIKSVLARPGNTPGRAASKKKTAAHGGSPGGVSVLVFDEIDANIGGRLGHVIGTKLRALAVGNPPPRSKKNHPPTGQVICITHLPQIAAFADRHLHIVKQVTGKGKTRQTATTVNVLEGDRRVDELAEMLAGEKLTATNRKQARELIAAAG from the coding sequence ATGCTGCGTGAACTCCACATCGCCAACCTCGCCGTGATCGAAGACGCCGCGATCGAGCTGGGCCCCGGGCTCAACGTGTTTACAGGCCAGACCGGCGCGGGCAAGTCGCTGGTGCTGGGCGCGTTCGAGGCCCTGCTCGGGCTCAAGCGGAGCCCGGCCCGGATGATACGGCCCGGCGCGGAGCAGGCCCGCATCACCGGCGTGTTCGAGCTCGCCGACGCCGCCACCGCCGAGCGCGTCGGGCTCGCGCTGGACCAGGACCTGATGCCCGGCGACGAGCTGCTCATCACCCGCAAGCTCAGCGCGGCGGGCCGGTCGTCTGTCCATGTCAACGGCCAGCCCGCGACGGCGGCGATGGTCCGCGCCGCGGCCGAGCACCTGGTCGATATCCACGGCCAGCACGACCACCAGTTCCTGCTCAAGCCTACGAACCAGCTCACGGTGATCGACACGTTCGCGGGCTGTGAGGAAGACCGCCATGCGTTTGCGCGCGGGTTCGCCGAGCTTCGCCGGCTGCGCGAGACCAAGCGTGAGTTGACCGCGACGCGGACGCTGCGCGAGCAGCAGTTGGACCTGTACCGCTTCCAGCGCGACGAGATCGACGCGGCGGAGCCGGTGGCGGGGGAGGTTGCCGAGCTTCAGGCGCGCGAGCGCGTGCTGGGGAACTTGAAGAAGATCACGCAGGACGCCGGGGCGTGCTACAGCGCGCTGTATGACGCCGAGGGGTCGGTGGCCGAGCGGCTGCAGGCGGTGACGCAGGTCTTGCTAACGCTCGCGGAGCTTGACCCCGCGCTGGAGGAGACCGCCGAGCAGGTCCGCGCGGCGACGCTATCGCTGCAGGAGTCGTCGTTCGAGCTGTCGCGGTATCTGGGCCGGCTCGACCTCGACCCCGCGGAACTCGTGGAGATCGAGCAGCGGCTCAACACACTCAACCGGCTGATCCAGAAGTACGCGGGGGATCGTCTGCGCAAGGCGGATGGGGCCCGCGAGGCCGAGCGCGAGCCAGGAGATGAACGCAGCGACGCCCTCACGCCGGTCCTCGCCTACCGGGCACAGGTCGGCCGCGAGATCGAGACGCTCGAACGCCAGGGCGAAGACCTCGACGAGCTCGACGGCCGCATCGCCGGGCTCGCTGGCGGACTTAACACCATCGCGGATCGCCTGACGACTACACGCGCGGCGGCGGGCAAAGCACTGACCCCGCTTGTTCAGCAGCACCTCAAAGACCTGGGCATGCCCGATGCCCGGCTGCGTGTCGCGCTGCGCCGCCTCCAACTCGACGACGAAGACGCCGGCCCCAGCGGGCTTGACTCTATCGAACTCATGGCCCGGACCAACCCCGGCCAAGCCGAACGCCCGCTGCGCGAGATCGCGTCGGGCGGCGAGTTGTCGCGCATCATGCTCGCGATCAAGTCGGTGCTGGCAAGGCCCGGCAACACGCCCGGAAGAGCCGCTTCGAAGAAAAAAACGGCTGCACACGGCGGCTCGCCCGGCGGGGTGAGTGTGCTGGTCTTCGACGAGATCGACGCGAACATCGGCGGCCGACTGGGCCACGTCATCGGCACCAAGCTCCGCGCGCTCGCCGTGGGGAATCCGCCGCCGCGCAGCAAAAAGAACCACCCGCCCACCGGCCAGGTCATCTGCATCACCCACCTCCCGCAGATCGCCGCCTTCGCCGACCGCCACCTGCACATCGTTAAGCAGGTCACGGGCAAGGGCAAGACCCGCCAGACCGCGACGACGGTCAACGTCCTCGAGGGTGATCGGCGGGTGGACGAGTTGGCCGAGATGCTCGCCGGCGAAAAACTTACCGCCACGAACCGCAAGCAGGCCCGCGAACTCATCGCCGCCGCGGGCTAG
- a CDS encoding serine hydrolase yields the protein MTYPLTVLSRLATLTLLTAAFLGCATKPDPYQDRVDALAAPYVEGNYIVGMSVGLLVDGEVYTYHYGTTRAGEDSAPDDRTLYEIGSISKTFTGLLLARGVVEGDWQLDDPVSRYLPGDIELPDGVTLRRLSTHTSGVPRMPADFAPATMDDPYVDYGTEQMHATLRTMEMSYAPGEGAEYSNLAVGLLGTVMAEQRGVSYEQMLRDEVLAPLRMRHTTIALSDRQERHFAAPHSGDGEPAHRWDFEALAGAGAIRSDVRDMLRYAEAQLDPEETPLAEAIALTHRRHTDPEGPSLGQGLGLGWFILDTQGDIITAMGHGGQTGGYACFLGFDRANNFAVVVLTNTSNEYNGQFSHDLRNLLRGEEVEPADLPARPDPIDVPEETLARYIGQYQLAPEMVFTITTDGGKLYAHLTGQPTLRVYPTSPTEFEYRVVEARIVFELPDDDGPATKLTLYQNGAVMESPRIAEDDTE from the coding sequence ATGACCTATCCCCTTACCGTACTGTCACGCCTGGCAACACTCACGCTTCTCACCGCCGCGTTCCTCGGCTGCGCGACCAAGCCCGACCCCTACCAGGACCGTGTCGATGCACTCGCCGCGCCCTACGTCGAGGGCAACTACATCGTCGGCATGAGCGTCGGGCTCCTCGTCGATGGCGAGGTGTACACCTACCACTACGGGACCACTCGGGCCGGCGAAGACAGCGCCCCCGACGATCGCACACTCTACGAGATCGGCTCGATCAGCAAGACGTTCACAGGGCTACTCCTCGCGCGCGGCGTTGTCGAAGGCGACTGGCAACTCGACGACCCCGTGAGCCGTTACCTGCCCGGCGACATCGAGCTGCCCGACGGCGTCACGCTCCGTCGACTCTCGACCCACACGTCCGGCGTGCCCAGGATGCCCGCCGACTTCGCGCCGGCGACGATGGACGACCCGTATGTGGATTACGGCACCGAACAGATGCACGCGACGCTGCGCACGATGGAGATGAGCTACGCGCCGGGCGAAGGGGCCGAGTACAGCAACCTCGCCGTCGGGCTGCTGGGCACGGTCATGGCCGAGCAGCGCGGCGTTTCGTACGAGCAGATGCTGCGTGACGAGGTGCTCGCCCCCCTACGCATGCGGCACACGACGATCGCGCTGAGTGATCGTCAGGAACGCCACTTCGCCGCGCCCCACTCGGGCGATGGCGAACCCGCCCACCGCTGGGATTTTGAGGCCCTCGCCGGCGCAGGCGCGATCCGCTCGGACGTCCGCGACATGCTGCGCTATGCCGAGGCGCAGCTCGACCCCGAGGAGACACCGCTCGCCGAGGCGATCGCGCTGACGCACCGCCGACATACTGACCCCGAAGGCCCGTCGCTGGGCCAGGGCCTCGGCCTGGGCTGGTTCATCCTCGACACCCAGGGCGACATCATCACCGCCATGGGCCACGGCGGGCAGACCGGCGGGTACGCCTGCTTCCTGGGCTTCGACCGCGCCAACAACTTCGCCGTCGTCGTACTCACCAACACAAGCAACGAGTACAACGGCCAATTCTCGCACGACCTGCGCAACCTGCTGCGCGGCGAAGAGGTCGAGCCCGCGGACCTCCCCGCCCGGCCCGACCCGATCGACGTGCCCGAGGAAACCCTCGCCCGCTACATCGGCCAGTACCAGCTCGCGCCCGAGATGGTCTTCACCATCACCACCGACGGCGGCAAGCTCTACGCCCACCTCACCGGCCAGCCCACGCTGCGCGTCTACCCCACGAGCCCCACCGAGTTCGAGTACCGCGTCGTCGAGGCACGCATCGTGTTCGAGCTGCCCGACGACGATGGCCCGGCCACGAAGCTCACGCTCTACCAGAACGGCGCGGTGATGGAATCGCCCCGCATTGCGGAGGATGACACCGAATAG
- a CDS encoding PqqD family peptide modification chaperone: MPVDRPTFHESWYRVAQLRPRLRSLVQSYRQHYRDAVWQVLRDPGSNKFYRLDESNYYLVGLLDGKRSVDDVWKIATEQLGHDAPTQGEVIQLLGQLYTNNLLEADLPPDVEGMFDRYRKRKQREVTGYLTNILFARIPLYDPDRLLGRWVGVLGWLFSPVGIILWLGLVGFGLYTLLSGGKFDLIIQQTMGDPTAAVEGVLAPGNLWLLYVAMVFTKLLHEFGHGICCKYFGKRRHSGGEVHATGVMMLAFMPIPYIDASSSWALRSKWQRAFVAAAGMYVELALAAVAAIVWANTDSASMLNQLAFNVIFIASVTTLLFNANPLIRFDGYYILSDLIEMPNLAQRSKDYLNYLCKKYAYKVRRPRDPARTPGERPVLLSYGIASFFYRIFITVTIIWFVADKLFFIGALMSVAAVIGFVFVPLGKFIRYLFTNPELTRTRGRSIAITAVTLAVLVGLVGFVPVPEWKTAQAVVEPAQHAAIHARTEGYLVTVLPTGSRANTVADAGDVLFQGENTELAMERARVSAQLRLSRAQYKQRLAEGESASARAVNEQITALQQRLNHLDDRQRDLTIRAPFAGRWSVGQGDSVTGRYVRRGEAVGRLVSDEDLYVRVLADQAVGPRLRSELAVGDPVRLRVRGEPGVEVVGAIASFAQSGRSQLSTPTATYAGGGDLEMDPDNPESGKTARAYFELRVALPPDAQQQLRPGQALVARFTLPDAPIAEQAYRVARQLIQRRFN; encoded by the coding sequence ATGCCCGTCGACCGCCCCACCTTCCACGAGTCCTGGTACCGCGTGGCGCAGCTGCGTCCCCGGCTGCGCTCGCTCGTGCAGTCCTACCGCCAGCACTACCGCGACGCCGTGTGGCAGGTCCTCCGCGACCCGGGCTCCAATAAGTTCTACCGGCTTGACGAATCCAACTACTACCTCGTCGGCCTGCTCGACGGTAAACGCAGCGTCGACGACGTCTGGAAGATCGCCACCGAACAGCTCGGCCACGACGCGCCGACCCAGGGCGAAGTCATCCAGCTCCTGGGCCAGCTCTACACCAACAACCTCCTCGAAGCCGACCTCCCGCCGGATGTCGAGGGCATGTTCGACCGCTACCGCAAACGCAAGCAGCGCGAGGTTACGGGCTACCTCACCAACATCCTCTTCGCACGCATCCCGCTGTACGATCCCGACCGACTGCTGGGCCGGTGGGTCGGTGTGCTGGGCTGGCTGTTCAGCCCGGTCGGCATCATTTTATGGCTCGGGCTCGTCGGCTTCGGGCTCTACACATTGCTGTCGGGCGGCAAGTTCGACCTCATCATCCAGCAGACCATGGGCGATCCGACGGCCGCGGTTGAGGGTGTGCTCGCGCCGGGCAACCTCTGGCTGCTCTACGTCGCGATGGTGTTTACCAAGCTGCTACACGAGTTTGGCCATGGCATCTGCTGCAAATACTTCGGCAAACGCCGACACAGCGGGGGCGAGGTCCACGCGACGGGCGTGATGATGCTCGCGTTCATGCCGATCCCGTACATCGACGCGTCGAGCTCTTGGGCGCTGCGCAGCAAGTGGCAGCGCGCCTTCGTCGCCGCCGCGGGGATGTACGTCGAGCTCGCGCTCGCGGCCGTCGCCGCCATCGTCTGGGCCAACACCGACTCGGCCAGCATGCTCAACCAGCTCGCCTTCAACGTCATCTTCATCGCCTCGGTCACGACGCTGCTCTTCAACGCCAACCCGCTCATCCGCTTCGACGGCTACTACATCCTCTCCGACCTGATCGAGATGCCCAACCTCGCCCAGCGGAGCAAAGACTACCTCAACTACCTCTGTAAAAAGTACGCGTATAAGGTCCGCCGACCGCGCGACCCGGCACGGACTCCCGGCGAACGGCCCGTGCTGCTGAGCTACGGCATCGCATCGTTCTTCTACCGCATCTTCATCACCGTCACGATCATCTGGTTCGTCGCCGACAAGCTGTTCTTCATCGGCGCATTGATGTCCGTCGCGGCCGTGATCGGGTTCGTATTTGTGCCGCTCGGGAAGTTCATCCGCTACCTGTTCACCAACCCCGAGCTGACGCGCACGCGCGGCCGATCGATCGCGATCACCGCCGTCACCCTCGCCGTCCTGGTCGGGCTAGTCGGTTTCGTGCCTGTGCCCGAGTGGAAGACGGCGCAGGCGGTGGTCGAGCCCGCGCAGCACGCCGCCATCCACGCGCGGACCGAGGGCTACCTCGTCACGGTCCTGCCGACGGGCTCGCGGGCCAATACGGTCGCGGACGCCGGGGACGTCTTGTTCCAAGGCGAAAACACCGAGCTCGCGATGGAACGCGCCCGCGTGTCGGCCCAGCTCCGGCTGTCCCGTGCGCAGTACAAGCAGCGCCTGGCCGAGGGTGAGTCAGCATCGGCCCGTGCGGTCAATGAACAGATCACCGCGCTGCAGCAACGCCTCAACCACCTCGACGACAGGCAGCGCGACCTGACGATCCGTGCGCCGTTCGCCGGGCGTTGGAGCGTCGGCCAGGGCGACTCGGTCACGGGCCGATACGTCCGGCGCGGCGAGGCCGTGGGCCGACTGGTGTCGGACGAAGACCTCTATGTCCGCGTCCTCGCCGACCAAGCGGTCGGCCCGCGCCTGCGCAGCGAGCTGGCGGTCGGCGACCCCGTGCGACTGCGTGTCCGCGGCGAGCCCGGTGTCGAAGTCGTCGGCGCGATCGCCTCCTTCGCCCAGAGCGGACGAAGCCAACTCAGCACCCCGACCGCGACCTACGCCGGCGGGGGCGACCTCGAGATGGACCCCGACAACCCTGAGTCCGGCAAGACCGCGCGGGCCTACTTCGAGCTCCGCGTCGCGCTCCCGCCCGACGCCCAGCAGCAATTGCGCCCGGGCCAGGCGCTTGTTGCGCGCTTCACGCTCCCCGACGCACCGATCGCCGAGCAGGCCTACCGCGTCGCCCGACAGCTCATTCAGCGCCGGTTCAATTAG
- a CDS encoding NADH-quinone oxidoreductase subunit B: MGIEAALPADTILTTQLQKVINWARRSSVWPMPFATACCGIELMATASSRYDLARFGAEVMRFSPRQADLMLVAGRVSTKMLPVLQRIYLQMTEPKWVISMGACASTGGVFDTYAVVQGIDQYIPVDVYVPGCPPRPETLIEGVMAIQRIIDQDNIPKGPDGKRLPLNIVVEPNQAPRPQPVPVSIGQS; encoded by the coding sequence ATGGGCATCGAAGCCGCACTCCCCGCCGACACCATCCTGACCACGCAGCTCCAGAAGGTCATCAACTGGGCCCGCCGGTCGTCCGTCTGGCCCATGCCCTTCGCGACCGCGTGCTGCGGCATCGAGCTGATGGCCACCGCGTCGTCGCGCTACGACCTCGCTCGCTTCGGCGCCGAAGTCATGCGCTTCAGCCCGCGCCAGGCCGACCTCATGCTCGTCGCCGGCCGTGTCTCGACCAAGATGCTCCCCGTCCTCCAACGCATCTACCTCCAGATGACCGAGCCCAAGTGGGTGATCTCGATGGGCGCCTGCGCCTCCACCGGCGGGGTGTTCGACACCTACGCCGTCGTCCAGGGCATCGACCAGTACATCCCCGTCGATGTCTACGTGCCCGGCTGCCCGCCGCGCCCCGAGACACTCATCGAGGGCGTCATGGCCATCCAGCGCATCATCGACCAGGACAACATCCCCAAGGGCCCCGACGGCAAACGCCTCCCCCTCAACATCGTCGTCGAGCCCAACCAAGCCCCGCGCCCCCAACCCGTGCCCGTCAGTATCGGGCAGAGCTAA
- a CDS encoding HlyD family efflux transporter periplasmic adaptor subunit produces MTATSHANPGPAGQTGPVDTASLIDQLADFDGPPEQFLQQLVAVQCRVGRASGGAIIKLVPGDVPQVLATSPPTIRPETAPVWLARAFEVAKNDIPGVSRVLPMPPATGGDTTHLVLLPIKGPEGVRGLTAFHIVLPDPRLADLARRQLELTTPLLALYELRLSLQQRDNDMQVFASAMQALEAVNRTDRFRTASMALVNEAAATWHAARVSVGFVSGRYVKVRAMSQTEDLSRKMQLVQDIESAMEEALDQDAEVVHPAPDNTTTINRLARKLSEAHGPSAVCSLPLRHEDKPVGILTAEFPPDRVLTADDVEALRITANLCTARLYQLSKTDRWFGARWAASTRKAAAAAVGPKHTWAKLTALAGAAIVALALFAKGPYRVESPFTVQTTQRHIVTSPFDGTLEAVNVEINDEVTASATVLAALDVTDLVLERAPIVAELREYEVQADAAREEGDFAAVEIAQANAQRARAEMALLDHRIAQAQLTSPVSGVVVEGDLRQRERGQVEKGEALFEVAPLDALRAELLVPAGRIGEVRDRVNHPDNPSRGQLASTAHPGVHVGFTVTVIEPEAELVDGENVFRVRVELDSPPDWLRPGVEGIAKVDVGTRRYAWMWTREAVNWVRMKLWL; encoded by the coding sequence ATGACCGCGACCTCCCACGCCAACCCAGGCCCCGCCGGCCAGACCGGCCCGGTCGATACCGCGTCGCTCATCGATCAGCTCGCGGATTTTGATGGGCCCCCCGAGCAGTTCCTCCAGCAGCTTGTCGCCGTGCAGTGCCGGGTCGGCCGCGCGAGCGGCGGGGCGATCATCAAGCTCGTGCCCGGCGACGTGCCCCAGGTGCTGGCGACCAGCCCGCCGACGATCCGCCCCGAGACCGCGCCGGTCTGGCTGGCCCGTGCGTTCGAGGTCGCAAAAAACGATATCCCCGGCGTCAGCCGGGTGCTCCCGATGCCGCCGGCGACGGGGGGCGACACGACCCACCTCGTGCTGCTACCGATCAAGGGGCCCGAGGGCGTGCGCGGGCTCACCGCGTTCCACATCGTCCTGCCCGACCCGCGCCTCGCCGACCTCGCCCGGCGACAGCTTGAATTGACCACGCCGCTGCTCGCGCTTTACGAGCTTCGTCTGTCGTTGCAACAGCGCGACAACGACATGCAGGTCTTCGCTTCGGCCATGCAGGCGCTCGAGGCCGTCAACCGGACCGACCGCTTCCGCACCGCGTCGATGGCGCTGGTCAACGAGGCGGCCGCGACCTGGCATGCCGCGCGGGTCAGCGTCGGCTTTGTGAGCGGGCGCTACGTCAAGGTACGAGCGATGAGCCAGACCGAAGACCTCAGCCGCAAGATGCAGCTCGTACAGGACATCGAGTCGGCGATGGAAGAAGCGCTCGACCAAGACGCCGAGGTCGTCCACCCCGCGCCCGACAACACCACGACGATCAACCGGCTCGCCCGAAAGCTCTCCGAAGCGCACGGCCCCAGCGCCGTCTGCTCATTACCACTTCGACACGAAGATAAGCCCGTCGGCATCCTCACCGCCGAGTTCCCGCCCGACCGCGTGCTCACCGCCGACGATGTCGAGGCCCTGCGCATCACGGCGAACCTCTGCACCGCCCGGCTGTACCAGCTCTCAAAGACCGACCGCTGGTTCGGCGCACGCTGGGCCGCCTCGACCCGCAAAGCCGCGGCTGCGGCCGTCGGCCCCAAGCACACCTGGGCCAAGCTCACCGCCCTGGCTGGCGCGGCGATCGTCGCACTCGCGCTGTTTGCCAAGGGGCCGTACCGCGTCGAATCGCCCTTCACGGTGCAGACCACGCAGCGGCACATCGTCACCTCGCCCTTCGATGGCACGCTCGAAGCGGTCAACGTCGAGATCAATGACGAGGTCACAGCCAGCGCGACGGTGCTCGCCGCGCTCGACGTGACGGATTTAGTTTTGGAGCGCGCACCGATCGTGGCCGAGCTCCGGGAATACGAAGTGCAGGCCGACGCCGCGCGGGAGGAGGGCGACTTCGCGGCCGTGGAGATCGCCCAGGCCAACGCCCAGCGCGCCCGGGCCGAAATGGCGCTGCTCGACCACCGCATCGCGCAGGCCCAGCTCACCAGCCCGGTCTCGGGTGTCGTCGTCGAGGGCGACCTGCGCCAGCGCGAGCGCGGGCAGGTCGAGAAGGGCGAGGCGCTCTTCGAGGTCGCGCCGCTTGATGCGCTCCGCGCCGAGCTGCTCGTGCCTGCGGGCCGCATCGGCGAAGTGCGCGACCGTGTGAACCACCCCGACAACCCCTCGCGCGGCCAGCTCGCCTCGACCGCGCACCCCGGCGTCCACGTCGGATTCACCGTCACCGTCATCGAGCCCGAGGCCGAGCTGGTCGACGGCGAAAACGTCTTCCGCGTCCGCGTCGAGCTCGACAGCCCGCCCGACTGGCTTCGGCCCGGTGTCGAAGGCATCGCCAAAGTCGACGTCGGTACCCGACGCTACGCCTGGATGTGGACGCGCGAAGCCGTGAACTGGGTGCGGATGAAGCTGTGGCTGTAG
- a CDS encoding DapH/DapD/GlmU-related protein — protein sequence MTVFSKPAAELGDRVYLGRFCTVGWATIGDDVKVADHVQLLSGGRHHARPSDAVLHAHITIGAGAWIGAGAVVMADVGEGAVVGAGAVVTRPVPAGATVGGVPAKELHSTKFRRAA from the coding sequence ATGACGGTCTTCAGCAAGCCCGCGGCCGAGCTGGGCGACAGGGTCTACTTGGGCCGCTTTTGCACGGTCGGCTGGGCGACGATCGGCGACGACGTGAAGGTCGCCGACCACGTGCAACTCCTCTCGGGCGGTCGGCATCACGCCAGACCGAGCGACGCGGTGCTTCACGCACACATCACGATAGGCGCGGGCGCTTGGATCGGCGCAGGCGCAGTCGTCATGGCGGACGTCGGCGAAGGGGCGGTCGTCGGGGCCGGCGCGGTCGTGACCCGGCCGGTCCCCGCAGGGGCCACCGTTGGCGGTGTGCCCGCGAAAGAACTCCACTCAACCAAGTTTCGGCGGGCGGCATGA